From a region of the Phaseolus vulgaris cultivar G19833 chromosome 6, P. vulgaris v2.0, whole genome shotgun sequence genome:
- the LOC137832059 gene encoding BTB/POZ domain and ankyrin repeat-containing protein NPR1, whose amino-acid sequence MAYSAEPSSSLSFTSSSHLSNGSVSHNICSSYVSDPGPNLEVVSLSKLSSNLEQLLIESDCDYSDADIIVEGIPVSVHRCVLASRSKFFHELFKREKGSSEKEGKLKYNMSDLLPYGKVGYEAFLIFLGYVYTAKLKPSPMEVSTCVDNVCAHDACRPAINFAVELMYASSIFQIPELVSLFQRRLLNFIGKALVEDVIPILTVAFHCKSSQLITQCIDRVARSDLDQISVDKELPHELSGKVKLLRHNPQQEVENDASALDALSLKRITRIHKALDSDDVELVKLLLNESEITLDEAHALHYAAAYCDPKVVSEVLGLGLANVNLRNSRGYSVLHIAAMRREPSIIVSLLTKGACASDLTFDGQSAVSICRRLTRPKDYHAKTEQGKETNKDRICIDVLEREMRRNPLAGDACISSHTMADDLHMKLLYLENRVAFARLFFPSEAKLAMDIAHAETTSEFAGLSASNPKISNGNLREVDLNETPIVQNKRLLSRMEALMKTVKMGRRYFPHCSDVLDKFMEDDLPDLFYLEKGTQEEQRIKRTRFIELKDDVHKAFSKDKTEFSRSGISSSSSSSSLKDSVVHYKARKV is encoded by the exons ATGGCTTATTCAGCCGAACCCTCATCTTCTTTGAGCTTTACATCATCTTCCCATTTATCAAATGGCTCAGTTAGTCACAACATATGCTCTTCTTACGTCTCTGATCCTGGACCTAACCTTGAGGTTGTCAGTTTGAGCAAGCTTAGCTCCAACTTGGAGCAGCTTTTGATTGAATCTGATTGTGATTACAGTGATGCTGACATCATTGTGGAAGGAATTCCAGTTAGTGTTCATCGATGTGTTCTTGCCTCTAGAAGTAAGTTTTTCCATGAATTATTCAAGAGAGAGAAGGGGTCATCAGAAAAAGAAGGGAAATTGAAGTATAACATGAGTGATTTGTTGCCTTATGGCAAGGTTGGATATGAAGCCTTCCTCATATTCCTGGGCTATGTATATACTGCTAAACTCAAGCCCTCTCCAATGGAGGTGTCTACATGTGTTGACAATGTATGTGCTCATGATGCTTGTAGACCTGCAATTAACTTTGCTGTGGAGTTGATGTATGCCTCTTCCATTTTTCAAATACCAGAGTTGGTATCCCTTTTCCAG CGACGTCTACTTAACTTTATAGGAAAGGCTCTTGTGGAAGATGTCATTCCAATCCTTACTGTTGCTTTCCATTGTAAATCGAGTCAACTCATCACTCAATGTATTGATAGGGTGGCCAGATCAGACCTTGACCAGATTTCAGTTGACAAAGAGCTTCCCCATGAACTCTCAGGGAAAGTTAAATTGCTTCGCCATAACCCTCAGCAAGAAGTTGAAAATGATGCCTCTGCACTGGATGCTTTGTCTCTAAAACGAATCACTAGAATACACAAGGCACTGGACTCAGATGATGTTGAGCTTGTTAAACTTCTTTTAAATGAGTCAGAGATTACTTTAGATGAAGCCCATGCTCTCCATTATGCTGCTGCCTATTGTGACCCCAAGGTTGTCTCTGAGGTGCTTGGTTTGGGGCTGGCTAATGTCAATCTTCGGAATTCTCGGGGCTACTCGGTGCTTCATATTGCTGCCATGCGTAGAGAGCCCTCCATCATAGTATCCCTACTCACGAAAGGGGCTTGTGCATCAGATTTGACTTTTGACGGTCAGAGTGCTGTTAGTATTTGTAGAAGGTTGACAAGGCCAAAGGATTATCATGCAAAAACAGAACAGGGAAAAGAAACAAACAAAGATCGGATATGCATCGATGTTCTTGAAAGAGAAATGCGGAGGAATCCACTTGCTGGGGATGCCTGTATCTCTTCCCATACTATGGCTGATGACCTCCACATGAAACTACTATACCTTGAAAACAGAG TGGCATTTGCAAGACTTTTCTTCCCTTCAGAAGCCAAACTAGCCATGGACATTGCGCATGCTGAGACAACATCTGAGTTTGCTGGTCTCTCTGCATCAAACCCAAAAATTTCAAATGGCAACTTGAGGGAGGTTGATCTCAATGAAACTCCCATAGTGCAAAATAAGAGACTTCTTTCTAGAATGGAAGCCCTTATGAAGACAG TGAAAATGGGGCGGCGCTACTTCCCACACTGCTCAGATGTGCTGGACAAGTTCATGGAGGATGACCTACCTGACTTGTTTTATCTTGAAAAGGGTACTCAAGAAGAGCAGAGAATCAAAAGAACACGGTTCATAGAGCTTAAAGATGATGTCCACAAGGCCTTCAGCAAGGACAAGACCGAGTTTAGCCGCTCTGGcatttcatcttcatcttcctcatcCTCCCTCAAAGATTCTGTTGTACATTACAAAGCTAGGAAAGTGTAA
- the LOC137832060 gene encoding putative E3 ubiquitin-protein ligase LIN, with protein MAPFGEYSAQCPTPKRPKHKLAQHEKKPLPAYICHDPKGLRSPKHKAEKDSAKSVSSSQHKRVGSASERSNFKSLVSADSTRVGPLMDEVAIGAVIAVLSGYIGRYVKDDLFRKTIREKCSSLLDKRRRKDSGDEVIVNMELGMKKVDRLVESQGTMEQTRMIKRLRNSIELLTVVATSNSKTSRDASTFGVSNSHLSACAQLYLAIAYKLQKNDRVSSKHLLQVFCDSPSFARTYLLPDLWEHLFLPHLLHVKIWYNTGLELFSNEAHGEKEQKMKVHNKVYKEKIDSGTILFAEYYKQWLKVGASEPPLPNVSLPSRPSYRLSRRSSDSFVSNSSINQNLYKTVFGSNLEKQPSGLGDKTGVLRITTGQEIDEKLYEDELKSSSVQKGDVFVGRSSQLGKNQAQLWPASQRLDYFQCLSCRFMPKESFDNSNRRPKNASTVFSRDFVGAITTIGSSDILSDCEFAIRVITKAWLNSPGDPLIEEALTRPSVVEAMLEVLFSSTNDEILELIISILAELIGRNGAIKQIILNSDPQLEIFVRLLRSASLFLKAAILLYLSQPKAKQMLSSEWVPLILRVLEFGDKFQTLFTVQCSPQVAAFYVLDQLLTGFDEDKNLENARQVLSLGGLTLLMTRIEGEVHERNNAAMIISCCIRAEGSCRNFLADNINKTSLLELIVVGSKQNSSGYALSVLAELLYLDRGTKTLNFLKGLKDGWGGINVMHVFFIYLEKAPPEERPIVAVILLLLDLMEDPFQGSLYRSEAIQALVAALNCQTCNDRVQQQSARALYLLGGHFSHSGESLMEKSLLQKAGFREICFEASYPATDNVVYDSIHQNVEEEEAESWQKRKASVLFKNGNKNLLSALADTIANGIPCLARASLITISWMSSYLNLIEDTMLPPMAFSILRQQLLQSLNYDKDVEERVLASYSLLYLVKYSGCVSAVPSLDKDSLTHLRNLSLVTWTANELIAIF; from the exons ATGGCTCCCTTTGGAGAATATTCTGCCCAATGTCCAACCCCAAAGAGGCCTAAACACAAACTTGCACAACATGAGAAAAAACCACTTCCTGCATACATCTGTCATGATCCAAAAGGCCTTCGTTCACCTAAGCACAAGGCAGAGAAGGATTCAGCCAAAAGTGTGTCTTCTTCTCAACACAAAAGGGTTGGTTCTGCCTCGGAAAGATCAAATTTTAAGTCACTGGTGTCAGCAGATTCAACAAGGGTAGGACCCTTGATGGATGAAGTTGCCATTGGAGCAGTGATTGCTGTCCTCAGTGGTTACATAGGAAGATATGTGAAAGATGAtcttttcaggaaaacaatccGAGAGAAGTGTAGTTCTCTCTTggacaaaagaagaagaaaggattcAGGTGATGAGGTTATTGTGAACATGGAATTGGGTATGAAGAAAGTTGACAGATTAGTAGAAAGTCAAGGAACAATGGAACAGACGAGGATGATTAAAAGGTTAAGGAATTCCATTGAGCTTTTAACCGTTGTTGCTACTTCGAATTCTAAAACTTCCAGGGACGCTTCAACTTTTGGTGTGTCAAATTCACATCTCTCAGCTTGTGCTCAACTGTACCTGGCAATAGCTTACAAGCTGCAGAAAAATGATAGAGTTTCCTCCAAGCATTTACTGCAAGTGTTTTGTGATTCTCCAAGTTTTGCTCGAACCTACTTGCTTCCTGACCTTTGGGAGCATTTGTTTCTTCCCCATCTTCTCCATGTCAAAATTTGGTACAACACTGGGCTTGAGCTCTTTTCAAATGAAGCTCATGGTGAGAAGGAACAGAAAATGAAGGTGCACAACAAAGTTTACAAAGAAAAGATTGATAGTGGGACTATTCTGTTTGCTGAGTATTACAAGCAATGGCTTAAAGTTGGGGCCAGTGAGCCACCTCTTCCTAATGTCTCTTTGCCATCAAGGCCAAGTTACAGATTATCAAGAAGGTCTTCAGATTCTTTTGTTTCAAATTCCTCAATCAACCAAAACTT ATACAAGACAGTGTTCGGCTCCAACCTAGAGAAACAACCTTCTGGTCTTGGTGACAAAACTGGAGTGTTGAGAATTACTACAGGCCAAGAGATTGATGAAAAGTTGTATGAAGATGAATTAAAAAGCAGTTCAGTTCAG AAAGGCGATgtatttgttggaagatcaaGTCAACTTGGCAAGAATCAAGCTCAATTATGGCCGGCGTCGCAGAGATTGGACTATTTTCAGTGTCTTTCATGCAGATTCATGCCAAAGGAAAGCTTCGACAACAGCAACCGTAGACCCAAGAATGCTTCAACTGTTTTTTCAAGAGACTTTGTTGGAGCTATTACAACCATAGGTTCATCAGATATTCTAAGTGACTGTGAATTCGCTATTCGTGTGATTACCAAAGCGTGGTTGAACTCTCCTGGTGATCCTCTAATTGAAGAAGCACTAACACGGCCTAGTGTAGTTGAAGCTATGCTTGAGGTGTTATTTTCCTCAACAAATGATGAGATTCTTGAATTGATCATATCAATTTTAGCAGAGTTAATAGGAAGGAATGGTGCAATTAAACAAATTATACTGAACTCCGATCCTCAACTAGAAATATTTGTGAGGCTTCTAAGAAGCGCTAGTCTATTTCTAAAGGCTGCAATTCTGCTTTATCTGTCACAACCAAAGGCAAAGCAGATGCTATCTTCAGAATGGGTGCCATTAATACTTCGAGTGCTGGAATTTGGAGACAAATTCCAGACCCTCTTCACAGTACAATGCAGTCCTCAAGTGGCAGCATTTTATGTTTTGGACCAACTTCTTACTGGTTTTGATGAAGACAAGAACTTAGAAAATGCCAGGCAAGTTCTTTCACTTGGGGGATTGACCCTTCTAATGACAAGGATCGAAGGAGAGGTCCACGAGAGAAACAATGCTGCTATGATAATTTCATGTTGCATTCGTGCCGAAGGAAGCTGTAGAAATTTCTTAGCTGACAACATAAACAAGACTTCATTACTTGAACTCATTGTTGTTGGGAGTAAACAAAATTCCAGTGGCTATGCCTTGTCTGTGCTAGCCGAGTTGCTCTACCTTGATAG AGGAACGAAGACTTTAAATTTCTTAAAAGGGCTAAAAGATGGATGGGGTGGCATAAACGTAATGCACGTTTTCTTCATTTACCTTGAGAAGGCTCCACCTGAAGAACGCCCTATAGTTGCAGTAATATTGTTGCTGCTTGATCTTATG GAAGATCCTTTCCAGGGAAGCTTATATAGATCAGAAGCAATCCAGGCACTTGTAGCAGCTTTGAATTGTCAAACATGTAATGATAGAGTACAACAGCAATCAGCCCGAGCTCTATACCTGTTAGGAGGTCACTTTTCTCATTCAGGGGAATCATTAATGGAAAAATCTCTTTTACAAAAAGCAGGTTTCAGAGAAATTTGCTTTGAAGCCTCATATCCAGCCACGGATAATGTTGTTTATGATTCAATTCACCAG AATGTGGAGGAGGAGGAAGCAGAAAGTTGGCAAAAAAGAAAAGCCAGTGTCTTGTTCAAAAATGGAAATAAGAATTTATTATCAGCACTTGCAGATACCATAGCCAATGGAATCCCTTGTTTAGCACGAGCAAGCCTGATAACCATTTCATGGATGAGCAGCTACCTCAATTTAATTGAAGATACGATGTTGCCACCAATGGCTTTCTCAATCTTAAGACAACAATTACTACAATCCTTGAATTATGATAAAGATGTTGAGGAAAGAGTGCTAGCATCATATTCATTGCTATATCTTGTCAAATATTCAG GATGTGTCTCCGCCGTACCATCTTTGGACAAAGACTCACTCACACATCTCAGAAATCTCTCCCTAGTGACTTGGACGGCCAACGAGCTCATCGCAATCTTCTAA
- the LOC137832062 gene encoding O-fucosyltransferase 23-like isoform X1 has protein sequence MEVLSKFSASTMNSVTSKCMILLVTVLIFRALLFPSFPGFDRIEWSNFVYIRTPFLNFDFGIRQDKFLVVPQIVWGLNNQKIAFARASLTARMLNRTLLMPSLSASLFYKEVDLLQPISFDKVFQFDKFNTLCNGFVRLGRYSDVSNRTEVLEMEKGSGRRWTVERDLSQLKEHGKGYLDDHEVIRIVGKNPFLWHDHWPVKDYAMIFECLDLTEEIAKEADRVVSRIRAVRRKITGNTEAVEMQNSIINDASSFQPLPYVAVHMRIEIDWMIHCKNLERRLNTNQICSSKKEIVERVRNIAGLKTPVVVYLAVADKLLNNSSILEGWEEGFLPFEKKKLGVDGIYKKYPYLIQSAIDYEVCLRADTFVGNSFSTFSSLIALERTQKMIRMNATNLCGENVRWPSYAYNVLGTSNGPMRWVTNMSESNLQAISYGTNHISC, from the coding sequence ATGGAAGTGTTGTCGAAGTTCTCAGCCAGCACAATGAATTCAGTAACCAGCAAATGTATGATTTTACTTGTTactgttttaatttttagagCACTGTTGTTTCCATCCTTCCCTGGCTTTGACAGGATTGAATGGAGCAACTTTGTATATATCCGCACTCCATTTTTGAATTTCGATTTTGGAATTCGGCAAGATAAGTTTTTGGTGGTTCCCCAGATTGTGTGGGGATTAAACAACCAGAAGATTGCATTTGCAAGGGCCTCTCTTACTGCCAGAATGCTGAATAGAACATTGTTGATGCCAAGCCTTAGTGCCTCATTGTTTTACAAAGAAGTTGACCTCTTGCAACCTATTTCCTTTGACAAGGTTTTCCAATTTGATAAGTTTAATACCCTTTGCAATGGTTTTGTCCGGTTGGGGCGCTATTCAGATGTCTCGAATAGAACAGAAGTGCTGGAAATGGAAAAGGGAAGTGGCAGGAGGTGGACAGTGGAGAGAGATTTGTCACAATTGAAGGAGCATGGTAAGGGCTATTTAGATGATCACGAGGTAATTCGGATTGTAGGGAAGAACCCTTTCTTGTGGCATGATCATTGGCCTGTGAAGGACTATGCAATGATTTTTGAATGCTTGGATTTGACTGAAGAGATCGCTAAGGAAGCAGACAGAGTTGTGTCTAGGATTAGAGCTGTTAGAAGAAAGATAACAGGCAACACTGAAGCAGTGGAAATGCAGAACAGTATCATCAATgatgcatcttcttttcagccCCTTCCATATGTTGCTGTGCACATGAGGATAGAAATTGATTGGATGATTCACTGTAAAAATTTAGAGAGGCGATTGAACACGAATCAAATCTGCAGTAGCAAGAAAGAGATAGTGGAAAGAGTTAGGAACATTGCTGGTTTGAAGACTCCAGTTGTTGTTTATCTTGCTGTTGCTGATAAACTCCTCAACAATTCTTCCATACTTGAAGGTTGGGAAGAAGGGTTTCTTCCTTTTGAGAAGAAGAAACTTGGTGTTGATGGAATTTATAAGAAGTATCCCTATTTAATTCAGTCTGCAATCGACTATGAAGTGTGTTTAAGAGCTGATACCTTTGTGGGAAACAGTTTCTCAACATTTTCTAGTCTTATAGCTCTGGAAAGAACACAGAAGATGATCAGAATGAATGCCACCAACTTGTGCGGAGAAAATGTAAGATGGCCCTCTTATGCTTACAACGTACTAGGAACATCAAACGGTCCAATGAGATGGGTTACAAACATGTCAGAATCAAATCTTCAAGCAATCAGCTATGGAACCAATCACATCTCTTGTTAA
- the LOC137832062 gene encoding O-fucosyltransferase 23-like isoform X2: MLNRTLLMPSLSASLFYKEVDLLQPISFDKVFQFDKFNTLCNGFVRLGRYSDVSNRTEVLEMEKGSGRRWTVERDLSQLKEHGKGYLDDHEVIRIVGKNPFLWHDHWPVKDYAMIFECLDLTEEIAKEADRVVSRIRAVRRKITGNTEAVEMQNSIINDASSFQPLPYVAVHMRIEIDWMIHCKNLERRLNTNQICSSKKEIVERVRNIAGLKTPVVVYLAVADKLLNNSSILEGWEEGFLPFEKKKLGVDGIYKKYPYLIQSAIDYEVCLRADTFVGNSFSTFSSLIALERTQKMIRMNATNLCGENVRWPSYAYNVLGTSNGPMRWVTNMSESNLQAISYGTNHISC, encoded by the coding sequence ATGCTGAATAGAACATTGTTGATGCCAAGCCTTAGTGCCTCATTGTTTTACAAAGAAGTTGACCTCTTGCAACCTATTTCCTTTGACAAGGTTTTCCAATTTGATAAGTTTAATACCCTTTGCAATGGTTTTGTCCGGTTGGGGCGCTATTCAGATGTCTCGAATAGAACAGAAGTGCTGGAAATGGAAAAGGGAAGTGGCAGGAGGTGGACAGTGGAGAGAGATTTGTCACAATTGAAGGAGCATGGTAAGGGCTATTTAGATGATCACGAGGTAATTCGGATTGTAGGGAAGAACCCTTTCTTGTGGCATGATCATTGGCCTGTGAAGGACTATGCAATGATTTTTGAATGCTTGGATTTGACTGAAGAGATCGCTAAGGAAGCAGACAGAGTTGTGTCTAGGATTAGAGCTGTTAGAAGAAAGATAACAGGCAACACTGAAGCAGTGGAAATGCAGAACAGTATCATCAATgatgcatcttcttttcagccCCTTCCATATGTTGCTGTGCACATGAGGATAGAAATTGATTGGATGATTCACTGTAAAAATTTAGAGAGGCGATTGAACACGAATCAAATCTGCAGTAGCAAGAAAGAGATAGTGGAAAGAGTTAGGAACATTGCTGGTTTGAAGACTCCAGTTGTTGTTTATCTTGCTGTTGCTGATAAACTCCTCAACAATTCTTCCATACTTGAAGGTTGGGAAGAAGGGTTTCTTCCTTTTGAGAAGAAGAAACTTGGTGTTGATGGAATTTATAAGAAGTATCCCTATTTAATTCAGTCTGCAATCGACTATGAAGTGTGTTTAAGAGCTGATACCTTTGTGGGAAACAGTTTCTCAACATTTTCTAGTCTTATAGCTCTGGAAAGAACACAGAAGATGATCAGAATGAATGCCACCAACTTGTGCGGAGAAAATGTAAGATGGCCCTCTTATGCTTACAACGTACTAGGAACATCAAACGGTCCAATGAGATGGGTTACAAACATGTCAGAATCAAATCTTCAAGCAATCAGCTATGGAACCAATCACATCTCTTGTTAA